In a genomic window of Chryseobacterium sp. G0162:
- a CDS encoding toprim domain-containing protein — MKKYLNASVKEVLEWAENQSFSSFQQQETSNGKLENLSKNYEIIEIKNVQHPALLEYLKERNVGNQTQFLQEIHYRMNDKNYFGIGFKNDSGGYEIRNKYSKICLGKKDVSTIKNSSNSVRIFEGFFDFLSFKNVENFLEKEPSDYIILNSVSMIHNIKNSLGNYENIELYLDNDEAGNRAVEILKSENKNVEDCRILYSGFKDLNDWLIHKNPSNERQVQQRRR; from the coding sequence ATGAAGAAATATCTAAATGCTTCTGTAAAAGAAGTTTTAGAATGGGCAGAAAATCAGAGTTTTTCTTCTTTTCAACAGCAAGAAACTTCCAATGGTAAATTGGAAAATCTTTCTAAAAACTATGAAATCATTGAAATTAAAAATGTTCAGCATCCTGCACTTTTAGAATATTTAAAGGAAAGAAATGTTGGAAATCAAACTCAATTTTTACAAGAAATTCATTATCGAATGAATGATAAAAATTACTTCGGAATTGGTTTTAAAAATGATTCTGGCGGTTACGAAATTCGCAATAAATACTCCAAAATTTGTTTGGGTAAAAAAGATGTTTCTACAATTAAAAACAGTTCAAATTCAGTTAGGATTTTCGAAGGTTTTTTTGATTTTCTTTCCTTTAAAAATGTAGAAAATTTTTTAGAAAAAGAACCTTCTGATTATATCATTTTGAATTCCGTTTCGATGATTCATAATATTAAAAATTCACTCGGGAATTATGAAAATATTGAGCTTTATTTAGATAATGATGAAGCCGGAAATAGGGCAGTTGAAATACTGAAAAGTGAAAACAAAAATGTAGAAGATTGTCGGATTTTGTATTCAGGTTTTAAAGACTTAAATGATTGGTTAATTCACAAAAATCCATCAAATGAAAGACAAGTGCAGCAAAGGAGAAGGTGA
- a CDS encoding plasmid mobilization protein — MENDFLQEFINQATRENEAKIAQEKRKKHFQELGRKGGLKTKENKKLDKVISIRMTNAEYELLIQKQEKYPLKLSTYIRNVLFEKELKINEFKTDETLLQFGTHFKKITNLLRNREWTVFENKKEILAKIEMTVDLIHQYLYSKTQKNE, encoded by the coding sequence ATGGAAAACGACTTTTTACAAGAATTTATAAACCAAGCCACCAGAGAAAATGAAGCCAAAATTGCTCAGGAAAAAAGGAAAAAACATTTTCAAGAATTAGGCAGAAAAGGTGGTTTAAAAACTAAAGAAAACAAAAAACTGGATAAAGTGATTTCGATAAGAATGACCAATGCTGAATATGAATTATTGATTCAAAAACAAGAAAAATATCCGCTCAAATTATCGACCTATATCCGAAATGTTTTGTTCGAAAAAGAATTAAAAATCAATGAATTTAAAACTGATGAAACCTTGCTTCAATTTGGAACTCATTTCAAAAAAATAACCAATCTTTTGCGAAATCGAGAATGGACTGTTTTTGAAAATAAGAAAGAAATTTTAGCAAAAATTGAAATGACGGTTGATTTGATTCATCAATATTTATATTCAAAAACTCAGAAAAATGAATAA